The following proteins are encoded in a genomic region of Primulina huaijiensis isolate GDHJ02 chromosome 3, ASM1229523v2, whole genome shotgun sequence:
- the LOC140974539 gene encoding transcription factor MYB124-like isoform X1: protein MKKNLKNNDNNSNRDGGEMSKQKERHIVSWSPEEDDILREQIRVHGTENWTIIASKFKDKTTRQCRRRWFTYLNSDFKKGGWSPEEDMLLCEAQKIFGNRWTEIAKVVSGRTDNAVKNRFNTLCKKRAKHEALAKENSNTSYINLNNKRVIFPNGLDTYAGSENAAPLKKIRTSNTAESCYRDEKLTGEYGNANQLLRPPFAATAQNFRSCEGNLASQLHDSHMKEASSDGSYAAANDKRQRTFLKKDDPKVLALMQQAELLGSLAIKVNSEKTEQSLENAWMVLQDFLKQNKESDLLTFKDSDTRFQLKKFKELMENITCSNECSDPSRRQSDMYESSPTSSEYSTGSTLVPNALCDKTEDFHAAICALPQNTGQELQSDQSNDQHFLAEESGIYHGASIDQADTMLSNEGIKADDGALCEFSNSEFSSPAQVTPMFRALAATIPSPKFSESEKHFLMKALGMDSTTPSPKTTTSQAPPCKRSLLHCL from the exons atgaagaagaatttgaaaaataatgataataatagcAACAGGGATGGTGGTGAGATGTCCAAGCAGAAAGAAAGGCATATTGTTTCTTGGTCTCCAGAG GAAGATGATATCTTAAGGGAGCAGATTCGGGTACATGGGACTGAAAA TTGGACTATTATCGCATCAAAATTCAAGGATAAAACGACGAGACAATGTAGAAGGAG ATGGTTCACTTATTTGAATTCTGATTTCAAGAAAGGAGGATGGTCACCTGAGGAGGACATGCTCTTGTGTGAG GCGCAAAAGATATTTGGAAATAGATGGACTGAGATTGCAAAGGTGGTTTCAGGCAG AACTGACAATGCCGTGAAGAATCGATTCAACACTCTATGCAAGAAGAGAGCAAAGCATGAAGCATTAGCTAAAGAAAACAGCAACACTTCATATATCAACTTAAACAACAAAAGGGTTATATTTCCCAATGGGCTCGATACATATGCAGGATCTGAAAATGCCGCACCTCTTAAGAAGATAAG GACATCAAACACTGCAGAAAGTTGCTACCGGGATGAAAAATTAACTGGAGAATATGGAAATGCCAATCAACTTCTTAGACCTCCATTTGCAGCAACAGCGCAAAATTTTCGTAGTTGTGAGGGTAACCTTGCCTCTCAGCTGCACGACAGCCACATGAAGGAGGCGTCATCTGATGGAT CTTATGCAGCTGCAAATGACAAAAGACAAAGAACATTTCTTAAGAAGGACGATCCTAAAGTACTTGCATTGATGCAGCAAGCTGAATTACTTGGCTCACTTGCTATCAAAGTTAATTCTGAGAAGACAGAGCAGAGCCTAGAAAATGCCTGGATG GTTCTTCAAGATTTtctaaaacaaaacaaagaaagcgATCTGCTTACATTCAAGGACTCGGATACTAGATTTCAACTCAAGAAGTTCAAAGAGTTGATGGAGAATATTACATGTAGCAATGAATGTAGTGATCCATCTCGGAG GCAATCCGATATGTATGAGTCCTCCCCAACTAGTTCTGAGTACAGTACAGGATCAACTCTGGTGCCTAATGCATTATGTGATAAAACAGAAGATTTTCATGCTGCTATATGTGCACTACCTCAGAACACTGGACAGGAACTGCAATCAGATCAGTCAAATGACCAACATTTTCTTGCTGAGGAAAGTGGAATATATCATGGTGCAAGCATAGACCAAG CAGATACGATGTTAAGTAATGAAGGGATAAAGGCTGATGATGGAGCTCTATGTGAATTTTCCAACTCAGAATTCAGTTCCCCTGCTCAAGTGACACCAATGTTCAGAGCATTGGCTGCAACAATTCCCAGCCCAAAATTTTCAGAAAGT GAAAAGCACTTCTTAATGAAAGCACTCGGAATGGACTCAACAACTCCAAGCCCAAAGACCACTACTTCACAAGCTCCACCGTGCAAGAGATCCCTCCT
- the LOC140974539 gene encoding transcription factor MYB124-like isoform X3 has product MKKNLKNNDNNSNRDGGEMSKQKERHIVSWSPEEDDILREQIRVHGTENWTIIASKFKDKTTRQCRRRWFTYLNSDFKKGGWSPEEDMLLCEAQKIFGNRWTEIAKVVSGRTDNAVKNRFNTLCKKRAKHEALAKENSNTSYINLNNKRVIFPNGLDTYAGSENAAPLKKIRTSNTAESCYRDEKLTGEYGNANQLLRPPFAATAQNFRSCEGNLASQLHDSHMKEASSDGSANDKRQRTFLKKDDPKVLALMQQAELLGSLAIKVNSEKTEQSLENAWMVLQDFLKQNKESDLLTFKDSDTRFQLKKFKELMENITCSNECSDPSRRQSDMYESSPTSSEYSTGSTLVPNALCDKTEDFHAAICALPQNTGQELQSDQSNDQHFLAEESGIYHGASIDQADTMLSNEGIKADDGALCEFSNSEFSSPAQVTPMFRALAATIPSPKFSESEKHFLMKALGMDSTTPSPKTTTSQAPPCKRSLLHCL; this is encoded by the exons atgaagaagaatttgaaaaataatgataataatagcAACAGGGATGGTGGTGAGATGTCCAAGCAGAAAGAAAGGCATATTGTTTCTTGGTCTCCAGAG GAAGATGATATCTTAAGGGAGCAGATTCGGGTACATGGGACTGAAAA TTGGACTATTATCGCATCAAAATTCAAGGATAAAACGACGAGACAATGTAGAAGGAG ATGGTTCACTTATTTGAATTCTGATTTCAAGAAAGGAGGATGGTCACCTGAGGAGGACATGCTCTTGTGTGAG GCGCAAAAGATATTTGGAAATAGATGGACTGAGATTGCAAAGGTGGTTTCAGGCAG AACTGACAATGCCGTGAAGAATCGATTCAACACTCTATGCAAGAAGAGAGCAAAGCATGAAGCATTAGCTAAAGAAAACAGCAACACTTCATATATCAACTTAAACAACAAAAGGGTTATATTTCCCAATGGGCTCGATACATATGCAGGATCTGAAAATGCCGCACCTCTTAAGAAGATAAG GACATCAAACACTGCAGAAAGTTGCTACCGGGATGAAAAATTAACTGGAGAATATGGAAATGCCAATCAACTTCTTAGACCTCCATTTGCAGCAACAGCGCAAAATTTTCGTAGTTGTGAGGGTAACCTTGCCTCTCAGCTGCACGACAGCCACATGAAGGAGGCGTCATCTGATGGAT CTGCAAATGACAAAAGACAAAGAACATTTCTTAAGAAGGACGATCCTAAAGTACTTGCATTGATGCAGCAAGCTGAATTACTTGGCTCACTTGCTATCAAAGTTAATTCTGAGAAGACAGAGCAGAGCCTAGAAAATGCCTGGATG GTTCTTCAAGATTTtctaaaacaaaacaaagaaagcgATCTGCTTACATTCAAGGACTCGGATACTAGATTTCAACTCAAGAAGTTCAAAGAGTTGATGGAGAATATTACATGTAGCAATGAATGTAGTGATCCATCTCGGAG GCAATCCGATATGTATGAGTCCTCCCCAACTAGTTCTGAGTACAGTACAGGATCAACTCTGGTGCCTAATGCATTATGTGATAAAACAGAAGATTTTCATGCTGCTATATGTGCACTACCTCAGAACACTGGACAGGAACTGCAATCAGATCAGTCAAATGACCAACATTTTCTTGCTGAGGAAAGTGGAATATATCATGGTGCAAGCATAGACCAAG CAGATACGATGTTAAGTAATGAAGGGATAAAGGCTGATGATGGAGCTCTATGTGAATTTTCCAACTCAGAATTCAGTTCCCCTGCTCAAGTGACACCAATGTTCAGAGCATTGGCTGCAACAATTCCCAGCCCAAAATTTTCAGAAAGT GAAAAGCACTTCTTAATGAAAGCACTCGGAATGGACTCAACAACTCCAAGCCCAAAGACCACTACTTCACAAGCTCCACCGTGCAAGAGATCCCTCCT
- the LOC140974539 gene encoding transcription factor MYB88-like isoform X4, with protein MLLCEAQKIFGNRWTEIAKVVSGRTDNAVKNRFNTLCKKRAKHEALAKENSNTSYINLNNKRVIFPNGLDTYAGSENAAPLKKIRTSNTAESCYRDEKLTGEYGNANQLLRPPFAATAQNFRSCEGNLASQLHDSHMKEASSDGSYAAANDKRQRTFLKKDDPKVLALMQQAELLGSLAIKVNSEKTEQSLENAWMVLQDFLKQNKESDLLTFKDSDTRFQLKKFKELMENITCSNECSDPSRRQSDMYESSPTSSEYSTGSTLVPNALCDKTEDFHAAICALPQNTGQELQSDQSNDQHFLAEESGIYHGASIDQADTMLSNEGIKADDGALCEFSNSEFSSPAQVTPMFRALAATIPSPKFSESEKHFLMKALGMDSTTPSPKTTTSQAPPCKRSLLHCL; from the exons ATGCTCTTGTGTGAG GCGCAAAAGATATTTGGAAATAGATGGACTGAGATTGCAAAGGTGGTTTCAGGCAG AACTGACAATGCCGTGAAGAATCGATTCAACACTCTATGCAAGAAGAGAGCAAAGCATGAAGCATTAGCTAAAGAAAACAGCAACACTTCATATATCAACTTAAACAACAAAAGGGTTATATTTCCCAATGGGCTCGATACATATGCAGGATCTGAAAATGCCGCACCTCTTAAGAAGATAAG GACATCAAACACTGCAGAAAGTTGCTACCGGGATGAAAAATTAACTGGAGAATATGGAAATGCCAATCAACTTCTTAGACCTCCATTTGCAGCAACAGCGCAAAATTTTCGTAGTTGTGAGGGTAACCTTGCCTCTCAGCTGCACGACAGCCACATGAAGGAGGCGTCATCTGATGGAT CTTATGCAGCTGCAAATGACAAAAGACAAAGAACATTTCTTAAGAAGGACGATCCTAAAGTACTTGCATTGATGCAGCAAGCTGAATTACTTGGCTCACTTGCTATCAAAGTTAATTCTGAGAAGACAGAGCAGAGCCTAGAAAATGCCTGGATG GTTCTTCAAGATTTtctaaaacaaaacaaagaaagcgATCTGCTTACATTCAAGGACTCGGATACTAGATTTCAACTCAAGAAGTTCAAAGAGTTGATGGAGAATATTACATGTAGCAATGAATGTAGTGATCCATCTCGGAG GCAATCCGATATGTATGAGTCCTCCCCAACTAGTTCTGAGTACAGTACAGGATCAACTCTGGTGCCTAATGCATTATGTGATAAAACAGAAGATTTTCATGCTGCTATATGTGCACTACCTCAGAACACTGGACAGGAACTGCAATCAGATCAGTCAAATGACCAACATTTTCTTGCTGAGGAAAGTGGAATATATCATGGTGCAAGCATAGACCAAG CAGATACGATGTTAAGTAATGAAGGGATAAAGGCTGATGATGGAGCTCTATGTGAATTTTCCAACTCAGAATTCAGTTCCCCTGCTCAAGTGACACCAATGTTCAGAGCATTGGCTGCAACAATTCCCAGCCCAAAATTTTCAGAAAGT GAAAAGCACTTCTTAATGAAAGCACTCGGAATGGACTCAACAACTCCAAGCCCAAAGACCACTACTTCACAAGCTCCACCGTGCAAGAGATCCCTCCT
- the LOC140974539 gene encoding transcription factor MYB124-like isoform X2 gives MKKNLKNNDNNSNRDGGEMSKQKERHIVSWSPEEDDILREQIRVHGTENWTIIASKFKDKTTRQCRRRWFTYLNSDFKKGGWSPEEDMLLCEAQKIFGNRWTEIAKVVSGRTDNAVKNRFNTLCKKRAKHEALAKENSNTSYINLNNKRVIFPNGLDTYAGSENAAPLKKIRTSNTAESCYRDEKLTGEYGNANQLLRPPFAATAQNFRSCEGNLASQLHDSHMKEASSDGSYAAANDKRQRTFLKKDDPKVLALMQQAELLGSLAIKVNSEKTEQSLENAWMVLQDFLKQNKESDLLTFKDSDTRFQLKKFKELMENITCSNECSDPSRRQSDMYESSPTSSEYSTGSTLVPNALCDKTEDFHAAICALPQNTGQELQSDQSNDQHFLAEESGIYHGASIDQDTMLSNEGIKADDGALCEFSNSEFSSPAQVTPMFRALAATIPSPKFSESEKHFLMKALGMDSTTPSPKTTTSQAPPCKRSLLHCL, from the exons atgaagaagaatttgaaaaataatgataataatagcAACAGGGATGGTGGTGAGATGTCCAAGCAGAAAGAAAGGCATATTGTTTCTTGGTCTCCAGAG GAAGATGATATCTTAAGGGAGCAGATTCGGGTACATGGGACTGAAAA TTGGACTATTATCGCATCAAAATTCAAGGATAAAACGACGAGACAATGTAGAAGGAG ATGGTTCACTTATTTGAATTCTGATTTCAAGAAAGGAGGATGGTCACCTGAGGAGGACATGCTCTTGTGTGAG GCGCAAAAGATATTTGGAAATAGATGGACTGAGATTGCAAAGGTGGTTTCAGGCAG AACTGACAATGCCGTGAAGAATCGATTCAACACTCTATGCAAGAAGAGAGCAAAGCATGAAGCATTAGCTAAAGAAAACAGCAACACTTCATATATCAACTTAAACAACAAAAGGGTTATATTTCCCAATGGGCTCGATACATATGCAGGATCTGAAAATGCCGCACCTCTTAAGAAGATAAG GACATCAAACACTGCAGAAAGTTGCTACCGGGATGAAAAATTAACTGGAGAATATGGAAATGCCAATCAACTTCTTAGACCTCCATTTGCAGCAACAGCGCAAAATTTTCGTAGTTGTGAGGGTAACCTTGCCTCTCAGCTGCACGACAGCCACATGAAGGAGGCGTCATCTGATGGAT CTTATGCAGCTGCAAATGACAAAAGACAAAGAACATTTCTTAAGAAGGACGATCCTAAAGTACTTGCATTGATGCAGCAAGCTGAATTACTTGGCTCACTTGCTATCAAAGTTAATTCTGAGAAGACAGAGCAGAGCCTAGAAAATGCCTGGATG GTTCTTCAAGATTTtctaaaacaaaacaaagaaagcgATCTGCTTACATTCAAGGACTCGGATACTAGATTTCAACTCAAGAAGTTCAAAGAGTTGATGGAGAATATTACATGTAGCAATGAATGTAGTGATCCATCTCGGAG GCAATCCGATATGTATGAGTCCTCCCCAACTAGTTCTGAGTACAGTACAGGATCAACTCTGGTGCCTAATGCATTATGTGATAAAACAGAAGATTTTCATGCTGCTATATGTGCACTACCTCAGAACACTGGACAGGAACTGCAATCAGATCAGTCAAATGACCAACATTTTCTTGCTGAGGAAAGTGGAATATATCATGGTGCAAGCATAGACCAAG ATACGATGTTAAGTAATGAAGGGATAAAGGCTGATGATGGAGCTCTATGTGAATTTTCCAACTCAGAATTCAGTTCCCCTGCTCAAGTGACACCAATGTTCAGAGCATTGGCTGCAACAATTCCCAGCCCAAAATTTTCAGAAAGT GAAAAGCACTTCTTAATGAAAGCACTCGGAATGGACTCAACAACTCCAAGCCCAAAGACCACTACTTCACAAGCTCCACCGTGCAAGAGATCCCTCCT